A stretch of DNA from Pseudonocardia hierapolitana:
CGGACGGGTCGTCGTCGGGCAGGCGGTGACGGCGGCGGCGGCGATCGGACGGCCCGATCGCGGTCATCCCGGCCTCGGTGCCGCCCTCCGGGGCGGCGAACCAGCCCTCGATCCGTTCCGGGCGCCCCGTGTCACGACCGCGGTCGTCGCTCCACGGGCTGCGCTCGGTCTCCTGCGCCGGCGCCTCCGGCCCGCCGAGCAGGTCGTACGCCGCGCCGTTGAGGACGCCACCACCGCTGCGGACGCCGTTGCGGCCGTTGTCGGTGGTCTTCTCGACCTCGGGCTCGCGCAGGTCGTCCGGGCCGTCGGTCTCGACGGGACCGTCGTCGTGCGTCGCGGCGACCTGGTCGTGGTCGGTGTCGGACACCCGCCCGAGGTCGCTCACCGAGCCGCGTCGCGGAACCCACCCGCGGTGCGCGACGCCGTTCGAGCCCGACGGCACCGGGCGCAGGTGGGCCCGGCCGACGGGCCGCTCGGCGCCGTTGCCCGGGTCGCCGGGGTGATAGCTCTCGAGGGACCCCAGGCCCCGCGACGGCAGCCCGTTGCCCGCACCTTCGGCGGGGTAGGCGGCTTCGGCGGACGGGGTGGGCGCGGGGTCGGCCCCCCATTGGCGGTCTCCGCCTGCGACGTCGAGCCACCGGGAGTCGGCCTGCCGGGTGCGCGCCGCCTCGTCGGCGACCTCGGCGGAACCGTGGTCCCCGCTCGGCACGAGGACCGCGCCCGCGCCGGGTACGACGCCTGCCCGCAGGTCGTGCACGCCGTCGACGAGGCCGGGCGGGATCGGTCCGCCTTCGAGCGCCAGCACCACCGGCGCGTCGGGACGCGGCAGCAGCCGGTCGGTCCACGCCACCGACTGGGCGCCCGAGAGCGCCACCTGCCGGTCCGGCACGACCAGCCCGACCGGCCCGTACAGGAAAACGGCCCACTGCTCGCCGCGCTGCGAGCCCGAACGCGGGTCGGAGCCCGTGACGGCCACGGTGCCGAAGCGCAGGCCGTCGCCGGGTGCGTCGGCGCCGCCGAGCCACATCGCGAGCCTGCGGGCCAGCGCCCGGCCCGGCTCGTGGCCGGCAGCGGTGGCGCACACGTCGAGGAGCTGGCGCAGCACGTTGCGATCGGCGCACTCGGCCACGCAGACCACGCCGGGCCACCGCCCCACGACGCCGGCACCGGGCACGACTGCGGCGCGCAGCGCGTCGAAGTCCACTGGGTCTACCTCCCCCGCGGCGGCCGCAAGCGGACCGGCGGTACGGCCAGTCCGCCACCGGCCAGGTGACGGTCACGGTCGTGCATTACTGCGGACGAATGACGGGAACGGTACGGGGCGTGTGATCCACGGTCGCCGCCGCACCTCCATCGTTGCAGGTGGTGATGGTGTGAGCCTGATGTGTAAC
This window harbors:
- a CDS encoding FHA domain-containing protein, whose amino-acid sequence is MDFDALRAAVVPGAGVVGRWPGVVCVAECADRNVLRQLLDVCATAAGHEPGRALARRLAMWLGGADAPGDGLRFGTVAVTGSDPRSGSQRGEQWAVFLYGPVGLVVPDRQVALSGAQSVAWTDRLLPRPDAPVVLALEGGPIPPGLVDGVHDLRAGVVPGAGAVLVPSGDHGSAEVADEAARTRQADSRWLDVAGGDRQWGADPAPTPSAEAAYPAEGAGNGLPSRGLGSLESYHPGDPGNGAERPVGRAHLRPVPSGSNGVAHRGWVPRRGSVSDLGRVSDTDHDQVAATHDDGPVETDGPDDLREPEVEKTTDNGRNGVRSGGGVLNGAAYDLLGGPEAPAQETERSPWSDDRGRDTGRPERIEGWFAAPEGGTEAGMTAIGPSDRRRRRHRLPDDDPSAGSEAGNSRPEAPADERGDIGDERGSDEYASADIGADPAAFGSGSVDETRIGSIPPIAAEPAGPPADGESPDGDGTPRLGVPAQAPPVHPLADAGAAADGETPHTTALRSERILGAPDEQELEDGTVTGGLAVDDRPEDPAPRPPVGLLVFDDGATYTVDAEYLMGRMPEADPRVASGALRSLALEDPSGAVSRVHAQIVLNGWEALLVDVGSRNGTFVSPPGEQGWTQLPAGETHLLVPGTRVRIGGRSFQFEAPSGTR